From a region of the Zingiber officinale cultivar Zhangliang chromosome 4B, Zo_v1.1, whole genome shotgun sequence genome:
- the LOC121978435 gene encoding 40S ribosomal protein S5-like, which yields MAIQQQEVKLFNRWSFDEVEVSDMSLADYIAVTPPKHATYLPHTAGRYSAKRFRKVQCPIIKRLTNSLMMHGRNNGKKLMAVCIIKHAMEIIHLLTDANPIQIVVDAIINRGSTPCSCKPRGSFRSPTTGGLRPRSRSWRVLLSVPALP from the exons ATGGCGATCCAGCAACAGGAGGTTAAGCTCTTTAATCGCTGGTCGTTCGACGAAGTCGAG GTCAGTGACATGTCTCTTGCTGATTACATCGCTGTGACTCCTCCAAAACATGCTACATACCTTCCTCATACTGCTGGAAGATATTCTGCTAAGAGGTTCCGCAAGGTTCAGTGCCCAATTATTAAAAGACTTACCAATTCTTTGATGATGCATGGCCGGAACAATGGAAAGAAGCTTATGGCTGTCTGCATAATTAAACATGCTATGGAAATTATTCATTTGCTTACTGATGCAAATCCAATCCAAATTGTGGTTGATGCGATCATTAACAg AGGGAGCACGCCGTGCTCATGCAAGCCCAGAGGAAGTTTCAGATCGCCCACTACGGGAGGACTCCGGCCAAGATCTAGGAGTTGGCGGGTTCTATTGAGTGTCCCAGCATTGCCATGA